The Nomascus leucogenys isolate Asia chromosome 4, Asia_NLE_v1, whole genome shotgun sequence genome includes the window TGGCAGATGACGCACTGGTTCGGGTCCGTCATCTTCTTGTCGATGTTCTCCACCAGCTGCTGCAGCTTCGAGGTTTCCGACGTTTGCATCGAGTCTAGCAGCCCCCCGAACGGAAACTGGGCCTTGAACTGCTCGGAGACGGCGGGCAACCCGGGGCTGCCAAGGCTCGTGGGTGCGCCGTCCACCGATGTGGGCGCAGCGCTGGCCTGCGCGCCCACGGGAGCGTCCCCGGCCCTGGCGTTGGTGCAAGGCAGGCTGACAGGCTCGACTTTAGTCAGGGATGGCCCGCCGAGAAGTGGCTGTGGGGACTCGGCGGTGGCAGACGCGCCGGACTCCGGGTGGTTGAGGCCTGGGGACAAGGAAGCGCACTCGCTGGAGGCGGGCGATGGCCTCTGTGGGGAGCGGCTGGCGGGGGTGGCGCTGGGGGAGTCGGCGTAGCCGTGCGCGCCAGGGACAGTGGGCGGCAGTTGCAGCCCCACGGACGTGGGCACGGTGGGCAGCAAGGGCTTGCTGTCCAGCCAGGTGGTCACGGGCTTCTCTGGGGGCAGCGACATGCCGTAGGGGATGCCCGAGCAAGTGGGCACGTTGTCCAGGTACTCGGGGACCGGGTAAGGGTTCATCTGGATGTGGGGGTACTTCTCCTTGTGCCTCTGGAAGTGCACCTTCAGGTTGCCTTTGGTGGAGAAGCGGTTCCCGCAGATGTTGCACTTGAAGGGCCGCTCGCCTGTGTGAGAGCGCAGGTGGATCTGGAGCGCGCTGTCGCTGCCGAAGACCTTGGCGCAGAAGCGGCATTTGTGCTTGAAGAAGGGGTCCTCGGCGCTGGCCTTGGGCTCGAACACCGACACATTGGGCGGCTTGCCCTTGCGGTGCTTCATGAGCGCGGACAGCGGGTCCAGGGCGTTGGCCGTGGCCGCGATGCTGACCAGCGGGTTGGGGAAGATGACGCCGCTGGCGGAGGTCTGAGGTAGAAGCGGGCTTGGCAGGCCGGGCGCCGCGCCCAGCAGGGACCCCGGGGCCAGGGCAGGCGGCGTGGACGCGCTCTGCGGCTGCGAGGAAGCTGCGCTCTGCGACGCTGGGGccggggcgggggcaggggcgggggcggcgggcgCGCTGGGCTCTGCAGGGCCGCCGGGGGTGCTGGCGCCAGACTCGGGTCGGGACAGCGGCTGCGCGCCCTCGAACGCGGCTGGGGCGGCGGGGCCCGACCCCGCGGGGACGGCAGCAGGGGCCCCGGCCGACAGCGGGAGCGCTCCTAGCCCGGGCAGCTGGCTGGGGGCCGGGCCCGGTGCCCTCGGGGCGGCCGCGGGGCTGAGCGAGGGCCGCGGCGGCGGGCGCTGCATGAGGGCTACCTGGCTGCGGATCTGCTCGATGAGCTGCAGCTGGTGgatctgctgctgctgcagggccATGAGCTGTTCCAAGATCAGGGGCACGGCCGCAGCTGCCACACCGCCACCTGCGCCTGAGCCGCCCGCCGCGCGCGCGCCCTGCGAGAACTGCGCCACGGCCACCTTGGTGCTCAGCAGCGCCTCCAGGGTCACGTTGGTGCTGGGCGCGCCGTAGGCGGGCGTGGGGGGTGCAGGGGCCGCAGGCGGGGGCCGGGGCGCGCGCGTGTCCCCCGCGGGTTCCGCGTCCATGGGCTCGGCCTCCTTCTCCACCGGCCTGGCCTCGCCCTCCGCGCCCTCCGCACCCGCCTCCTCGGTCGCCTCGCTTTCGGCGCGCTCGCTGGGGGAGCTGGCGGGCGAAGGCTCGGGGAAGTCCTCGGGGGGCGGCGCGGGCGCGTCCTCGTGTACGATCAGCACGGGCGGGAGCTTGGTGCAGCTCCGCTGGTGCTCCAGGAAGTCCGCCCACTTGAAGAACTCGGCGCAGCATTTCTCGCACACGCTGGTCTCCTCGCCCCCGCTGCGGCTCTCGGGCCCGCTGTCTGCGTCGTCCGCACCGTCCCCCGGGGCGGCTGCAAGACCAAGACAGTGAGTCAGCCGGGGCTCGGCGCCCGCCCTCCGTCTCAAAATTTTGCACATGAGTacaatcaatattttttattttgtacaaaTTACCCCACTTCAACATTTCTGACGTCCCAGTGTGCGTATTCTATGACTCTTTCTAGCTAGCTAATCATTTTCTTAGCCCAATCCATCAAATTATGAGGCCCTATCAATTGTGGATCCTGCTTCTTAATGAAATTCCATAGAAGCCATTGATTTCCAATATTTTCATACAATCCGCGGCTACCCTGTCTGTTGGGTACAAAGCCGGCTTTCGATGGGCTCATTAGGATTCCCCTTTACCATCCGGCTTCCTCATTTCCAGCAAAATTAGAGATGCCTTTGCCAGTTCACTTAACATTGCTAAACTAATCTGTAACCTTTCAAACTCACATCAACACCTGACAGGGGGCCGCGCTGTGGCCAGTGTGGTCCCCACCACGCGGATTTCTCATCTTTATGCAGCGCGGAGACATTCCAGATTTAAGGTAAGGTTACATACAGAACCTTTGAGCCAATGGGCATTTACTTTATGTAGACAATTTTGGCTAAATGCTCTCATTTGTGAATGTAACAAAGGAAACATAAGCGTTTCTTACATCAGCTCAGAAAAACAATCTCGCTAACTCAGAGCGGCAGAGCagtcccccctctctctctgcccttgTACTTTCTTCCAGATAGGGTACACTTCTACATTTTAGAGTTTGCCAAATGCATATCAATACAGTCTAGGCCTAAAATGCATCATGTATAATACAATTAATTGGCTCTGTCAGATGCAATATTTCTTGGCAAAATGAACTAAAATTACATGTTACTGTTATTAGCCAATAGAATTCAGTGGTTTGTTAACAAactagaaattatatatttaaagttcATTTATGTTGACATGTTTAACATGAGAATGTTGTAGTCAGACACACTTTTTGTACCTATTTTCATCTATTCTCATAGAAGACTTAGCAAATTATATGCTTGTGCCATAGTGGAAAACCCTCTAATTGGTTACACATGTTTAATTACTGTTGTAGGCAGCCACTTCCTCTGTCTCCCCTTACCCTCTTGTGCCGAATAACAACCATGTTTAATGAACAACTCTAATTCACACCTGATCAAATAAATAGCTATACAGGAATGAGAAATCAACGTACGGCAACGTTGCTACCTTCCATTTTTTGGGTGGTTGGGGTGAAAAGTAATTCCCAATAATTACTCAGGTTCTCTGTGCTCGCCTGGATATCACTGACTCGTAACTGCTTTTTGTCAACTTACAGATGGAGTGACGGCAACAAATCAGTTCCAACAGACACAATGACAGCTGCACATCAGCTCTTTGTTAAACGCGCACAGTTGAGTGTGAGAACAAAACATCTTTAAGTCTGTGTCCCCGGAAATAATTTACTGTTAGAACATCAACAAATGCAGCATTTGCGAAAAAGCTCCACATTTGTTGTTGATGTTTAGGGTTctggaaaaagaataatttagcaCTGAGTTCAACAGagaattctgatttaaaaaaaaaaatgtcctgtaAAAACATACTTTTCCtctactggaaaagaaaaatatttttgaggctAGTTTGTGACTCACCATGAGGCCATTATTCTCAGGTAATTTATacatgcctttaaaaaattattagcagTGTTCAATTAGCATTTTCTTAACTGGCTAAACCATTTGAAGGGGAAAGAAGTTAGAGCTTGCGGCCCATAAAGCCTGCCAGACTTTTAAACTAAATTCAGCACCGAAGACCAGACTGCAGCAAGAGGTCTCATTACTGTATGGAGGAAGGAATGTAATAGGTATCTGTAATGAGGTTGACTATAGCTGGAAGCAAAGACACAGCTGATTTATACTGCAGATAGGCATATTAGCAAAATACATACTCCAAGTACTCAACTGTGCTCAATGTAtgcaaaatctaattttaaaccTGCAAAGGTTATGGAATAGGGCAAACCACAAAAAGAGCCTCAAATCTTCAGGTAATTTCTTAATGACTGATACAAAGGCCTACCTCAAAGTCCAGTCATATAGCTTAAAAATCATCACAAAATGCAAAGaatttgtacttttaaatttatttttaaaagtggaatgTTCTTCAGCAGCCCtgcatgtttaaaaacaaaaatctaagtaGCCACTTAAAAAGTTCATCTGCATTAAGCCATCCATACACATCTATATAAGCACAGAAATAACTACTGTAAACAAGGAACAGAGTGTTTTAAGGGGTTTTCCAATATTTTGAAACaatgatacaaaatattttaaaattattaattgtaaaataattaaaattaaattaaatacttGTTAATTCCTTGAAACATTTTCTACAATTAACTCCTTATAGGAGATAAAATGTATAACATATGCTATGCAAAAACATTCAGgtactatatatatttacaattttacaaAGTGTGTATCTTATTAAAagaatactttttctttataGGGAATATGTATTAGGGACAGTTCATTgagaaaaatgctttaaaattaggTTGATCCTTGGATCATTTAAAGTGAGTTCAGTGTTGAAAGAATTAACTTACATAAccacaaataaattttatctttaaaaatgaacatttcccAGATTTTGTCACAAACCATAGCGTGTGATAAATATcacttttgtttttcacaaagaTCTTGTGCTTTTTGCAAAGGTCCTGACCCAAGCAAATCTCTATTTACCTTAacaatttgcatttttacattcccattagtttttttaatgttaaatatttttagggTTCACCTCCTAATTCATGGATGTTGGGAAGTGTTTCCACACATAATTTCACTTTTCCCATTGGTAAGTTTGCTAAATTGCAACTGTTTCTCGATTGTGGAAACCGTGCATGGAATGTTTAAGCACTTTCTGCCAAATAGTCATTTTGTTTAAAGCAATTATAAGTGATAATTACCAATAcaatgaagatattcttttcaaagtaaaataagcTCCCACTTATTCCTTCaaaattgaaaaaggaaattgtgttaaaaaatgtcattgtgaCCATTTGGACCTGTTAACAGTTCATTTTGTTAATGAGCCCAAGGAAACAGACTATGCTGGATTTTATAAGCAAAGCTCCATAATAAATTTGACTTTTGACTAAAACAGACCTTAAAGGTTATtattaatgaaggaaaaaaatttcaatacAATTCAGATTTATTATTTCAGGCAAATAAATCAGGATCATCATCTATACTTTCTATTGAGGTGTGTATAAAATATCAGTGTGATCACCTCAATTGTTCTCACGTGCTCAAGCTGTGACTGTCTCACTATCAACATTTGAATGTGATTAGCATTCCATAAAAGTTGTAGATAAGAACGAATTTCACAACATAGCCCCgaataaaagaaatacaggtTAAAAACACTCACATGTGGAATTGAAACAATCACATATGGAATTGAAATTCTGTCTGCATACTTTAAGAACGTTATTAAAGAACAATAGTAAGCACTTGACTGAACTGGTTGTAGGAAATAACCAAAGTGAACATATTTTACTAAGGACAGAGTTTCTTGAGAACTAGAAAGACATTTTGCTGGCTTGCAGACTGAGTGCTGGCTTCTGATGCATTCTGAAGAATTAAAATAAGTTCTTATTAGCTGCTTCCATGGCCCTTTTCATTATGAtgattaaatgcatatattacaGTGTTTATGTGCCAATCTGACATTATTTACTTACGTTTAAGTGCTGTCTATAACAAGCAAACCCATATGGGAAAGATGTGAATTTAGTCCACAATTTTATCATATAAACTTCTAAAGCCCTTTAATCCTGCCATCATTTAAAGCCAGTATTATGTCAGATTCAAACGTATTTAaccatctttttaaattaaacttgtATTTTGAACTGGCCTGTATGCATGTTCCAAAAATAGAAGTTATTACATTAATTAATATGGCCTAAACTTTTTATGTCAAGGCAAAACCATGTCAGCGAGGCACTGTAACAACAGTATAACAGTGACAAGTTTGAGAAATTTATTTCCAATGcaatgttcattttcttcctctctttaagGGGCGAATTAAAAAGCAAGCATTGCAAACATTATCATTAATGTCAAAGGAACTTATTTTTTGCACACTATTCAACAGCTAAGAGATGTGAAACTGCAAACAGGCAGGGGATGGGCAGGAATAGGATCTTATTAGAACAAGTTAAGAAAAATGCCAACCAGTTCACCAACTAACAGAACTTAGAGTGAAACTGTAAACAGGCAGGGGATGGGCAGGAATGGGATTTTATTAGAACAAGTTAAGAAAAATGCCAACCAGTTCACCAACTAACAGAACTTAGAGTGAAACTGTAAACAGGCAGGGGATGGGCAGGAATGGGATTTTATTAGAACAAGTTAAGAAAAATGCCAACCAGTTTACCAACTAACAACTTAGCCAACACTCTTCCCTTCTTGGTGAATGAGAGTATCTGGCCGGGGCTACTTTTAGGAAGTACTAACCCATTTGCTTCTATGTGAATGTGAAGGCGGCCTCAGGAGCTGCTCTGCCACAGCCCCCCTTGGCTGATCTCAAATTAAGTATCACACCCATGGCGCCACGTTGGCCATCTGCACTACACAGGATAAAAACAtagcttttttttccatttaatttacaGTGATCCCAATATCTGCTGTTTACACCTAGATTTCCAGGGCCTCTATTACCATGTGCACATTCCTTCCTGTCTGTGTTTCTCAGTTGTACAGAAGAGGGGAGGAAAGTCCCACAGGCCTTTCAGAGAAAACCTCTAACAAAAGCATAGCTTCAAAGACGGTAGTTCAAAAAAATACATGGATTTTCCCCTTAGCActaataaaatatacacagaatgtttaacaaaagtgttcctattcttAGGAGTGACTCTCGGTGTGAAAGGAGCCCCTCAGACTGTCTGTTTTTGGTCTTCGCTCAGCTTTAATCCCTGGTCTGTTACAGAATCTATCTATCGTCTATCAGAATGACAGGCAGCATTTTTAGCCTGGACGATCTTTTTAAAGCCACAAGTGAAAAACATCATTgtaatatgtgtgtgtaaaatgcaGCTGTGTGATTTCCAAGCAAACTAATCCTCTGATTTGGTTTTACATGAGAAATAACctaaaacaggtttttttttttaaataagtttacttaaaataatattaaaatgctCAATTTTTGCATACATTTTGTTTGTGTATGAAATATATAACTTAAGatatgctatatatacatatataatatttaagacGATGCTTTCTTCAAAAATTTCAAGCTACAGCTCTTAGCATTTCAAGTACAGTGGCTTGTAAGTAAGCTAACCAATTACAAAGTAGTATTAAAATAGgtgttctgtaattttctttatcaatCTCAAAAGCTCACCTTCAATACACTTTTGCGGCATATTTTTTACTCATTACAATTAGCAAGAGAAGCAGAATTTGTTTAGTGCAGGGAAAGGGATGTTAACTTATCCACTTCAATTAGTAACTCTAAAATGCCACGTGGATCTTCAGGAAAGGAAAACGGactttttcctttgcctttccatctcttaaaaatcCAGAAAgcatttttccagttttcctaAATTGTTAGGAGACACTTATTTTCCTGCAAATTAATTCTTTTTAACTCCTTATGATAGCTTCGAATCCCATAAAGAAAGATGAATTATCACATACTGAGCCCAAGCTGTGAAACAGGAGGAGACAAATAGAGACCCCTACTGTGTTTAACAATGTAGAAGAAATTCCAGACGCAATAGAAAAATTTTCTGTCCTTTTCCCCAGACCTCAGAGCGTGTGCGCACAGCGCTGAACAGTGGAGGGCACTCTTGCCATGCTCAACGCGGCTCTGACCACACACTCCCGCGCGTCgacgcagtggcccacacctcaAATTTGTTAAGTCACGACCACCTGTGGCACCGTCACCAACTGTCTTCTGTTTAAAACATTTGCAGTTTTTAACCTGTGCAGTGAAGCACCCGGGAGGAGACACTGTTGCCTTTATGGGTACATGCAGATGGGAGCTGGACAGCACTCGCATTTAACTATCTGCCCTCGACGCTGCTTCAAATAATAAGATGTTTGTTACACTTCAAGGTTGCACAATAGTTCTTTCATTTAGATGTTATTCTGTCATCACACTTATAATGAACGCAAATGTATCACTATCTATGCCTAATGAAAAATACGCAGACCTGAAATATGTGAGCTAATGCAAACAATTTCAATCGAAATTTGATGAGGGGGTGAAAACAAGGTTTTGCTAAATCACTTGTGGTGAAGATGCAGATGGT containing:
- the SALL3 gene encoding sal-like protein 3, with product MSRRKQAKPQHLKSDEELPPPDGAPEHAAPGDGADDADSGPESRSGGEETSVCEKCCAEFFKWADFLEHQRSCTKLPPVLIVHEDAPAPPPEDFPEPSPASSPSERAESEATEEAGAEGAEGEARPVEKEAEPMDAEPAGDTRAPRPPPAAPAPPTPAYGAPSTNVTLEALLSTKVAVAQFSQGARAAGGSGAGGGVAAAAVPLILEQLMALQQQQIHQLQLIEQIRSQVALMQRPPPRPSLSPAAAPRAPGPAPSQLPGLGALPLSAGAPAAVPAGSGPAAPAAFEGAQPLSRPESGASTPGGPAEPSAPAAPAPAPAPAPASQSAASSQPQSASTPPALAPGSLLGAAPGLPSPLLPQTSASGVIFPNPLVSIAATANALDPLSALMKHRKGKPPNVSVFEPKASAEDPFFKHKCRFCAKVFGSDSALQIHLRSHTGERPFKCNICGNRFSTKGNLKVHFQRHKEKYPHIQMNPYPVPEYLDNVPTCSGIPYGMSLPPEKPVTTWLDSKPLLPTVPTSVGLQLPPTVPGAHGYADSPSATPASRSPQRPSPASSECASLSPGLNHPESGASATAESPQPLLGGPSLTKVEPVSLPCTNARAGDAPVGAQASAAPTSVDGAPTSLGSPGLPAVSEQFKAQFPFGGLLDSMQTSETSKLQQLVENIDKKMTDPNQCVICHRVLSCQSALKMHYRTHTGERPFKCKICGRAFTTKGNLKTHFGVHRAKPPLRVQHSCPICQKKFTNAVVLQQHIRMHMGGQIPNTPLPEGFQDAMDSELAYDDKNAETLSSYDDDMDENSMEDDAELKDAAGDPAKPLLSYTGSCPPSPPSVISSIAALENQMKMIDSVMSCQQLTGLKSVENGSGESDRMSNDSSSAVGDLESRSAGSPALSESSSSQALSPAPSNGESFRSKSPGLGAPEEPQEIPLKTERPDSPAPAPGSGGAPGRAGIKEEVPFSLLFLNRERGKCPSTVCGVCGKPFACKSALEIHYRSHTKERPFVCALCRRGCSTMGNLKQHLLTHRLKELPSQLFDPNFALGPSQSTPSLVSSAAPTMIKMEVNGHGKAMALSEGPPLPAGVQVPTGPQTVMGPGLAPMLAPPPRRTPKQHNCQSCGKTFSSASALQIHERTHTGEKPFGCTICGRAFTTKGNLKVHMGTHMWNNAPARRGRRLSVENPMALLGGDALKFSEMFQKDLAARAMNVDPSFWNQYAAAITNGLAMKNNEISVIQNGGIPQLPVSLGGSALPPLGTMASGMDKARTGSSPPIVSLDKASSETAASRPFTRFIEDNKEIGIN